A genomic region of Azoarcus sp. KH32C contains the following coding sequences:
- the hutU gene encoding urocanate hydratase, which produces MTSPDPRHDPSRRIAAPTGTERSAKSWLTEAPLRMLMNNLDPAVAERPEDLVVYGGIGRAARDWQCFDKIVEVLCRLEENQTLLIQSGKPVGVFETHRDAPRVLLANSNLVPAWANWEHFNELDRKGLMMYGQMTAGSWIYIGSQGIVQGTFETFAEAGRQHYGGDLKGRWVLTAGLGGMGGAQPLAATLAGACSLNIECQQSRIDFRLRTRYLDEQAADLDDALARIERYTRQGAAVSIGLCGNAAEILPELVRRGVRPDMVTDQTSAHDPLHGYLPIGWTWDDYVARGQREPEAVVAAAKRSMVQHVRAMLAYHAMGVPTFDYGNNIRQMALDEGVADAFAFPGFVPAYIRPLFCQGIGPFRWVALSGDPEDIYKTDAKVKELIPDNPHLHRWLDMARERISFQGLPARICWVGLKDRARLGQAFNEMVAKGELKAPIVIGRDHLDSGSVASPNRETESMMDGSDAVSDWPLLNALLNTAGGATWVSLHHGGGVGMGYSQHAGVVIVADGTPEAHARLGRVLRNDPGTGVMRHADAGYESARDCARENGLDLPMLDAAKGA; this is translated from the coding sequence ATGACGAGTCCCGATCCCCGCCACGACCCGAGCCGCAGGATTGCTGCACCGACCGGCACCGAGCGCAGCGCGAAGAGCTGGCTCACCGAAGCGCCGCTGCGCATGCTGATGAACAATCTCGACCCGGCCGTCGCCGAGCGTCCCGAGGATCTCGTCGTCTATGGCGGCATCGGCCGTGCGGCGCGCGACTGGCAGTGCTTCGACAAGATCGTCGAAGTGCTGTGCCGCCTCGAGGAAAACCAGACCCTGCTGATCCAGTCCGGCAAGCCCGTCGGCGTCTTCGAAACTCATCGCGATGCGCCGCGCGTGCTGCTCGCGAATTCCAACCTCGTGCCGGCGTGGGCGAACTGGGAGCACTTCAACGAGCTCGACCGCAAGGGCCTGATGATGTACGGCCAGATGACCGCCGGCTCGTGGATCTACATCGGCTCCCAGGGCATCGTGCAGGGCACTTTTGAAACCTTCGCCGAGGCTGGGCGCCAGCACTATGGCGGCGACCTCAAGGGCCGCTGGGTGCTCACCGCCGGCCTCGGCGGCATGGGGGGCGCGCAACCGCTTGCGGCGACGCTGGCCGGTGCGTGCTCGCTGAACATCGAATGTCAGCAGTCGCGCATCGACTTCCGCCTGCGTACCCGTTACCTCGACGAACAGGCGGCCGACCTCGACGACGCCCTCGCCCGCATCGAGCGCTACACTCGCCAAGGCGCGGCAGTGTCGATCGGCCTGTGCGGCAACGCCGCCGAAATCCTGCCCGAACTCGTGCGCCGCGGCGTGCGCCCGGACATGGTCACGGACCAGACCAGCGCCCACGATCCGCTGCACGGCTACCTGCCGATCGGCTGGACCTGGGACGACTACGTCGCGCGCGGCCAACGCGAGCCCGAAGCCGTCGTCGCCGCCGCGAAGCGTTCGATGGTCCAGCACGTGCGCGCGATGCTCGCCTACCACGCGATGGGCGTGCCGACCTTCGACTACGGCAACAACATCCGGCAGATGGCGCTCGACGAAGGGGTGGCCGATGCCTTCGCCTTCCCCGGCTTCGTCCCGGCCTACATCCGACCGCTCTTCTGCCAAGGCATCGGCCCCTTCCGCTGGGTCGCGCTCTCAGGCGACCCGGAGGACATCTACAAGACCGATGCAAAGGTCAAAGAGCTGATCCCCGACAATCCGCACCTGCATCGCTGGCTCGACATGGCTCGCGAACGCATCAGCTTCCAGGGCCTGCCGGCGCGCATCTGCTGGGTCGGCCTCAAGGACCGCGCCCGCCTCGGCCAAGCCTTCAACGAGATGGTCGCGAAGGGCGAATTGAAGGCCCCGATCGTCATCGGCCGCGACCACCTCGACTCGGGCTCGGTCGCGAGCCCCAACCGCGAAACCGAGAGCATGATGGACGGCTCGGACGCGGTGTCCGACTGGCCGCTGTTGAATGCACTCCTCAACACCGCCGGCGGCGCGACATGGGTGTCGCTGCACCATGGCGGCGGTGTCGGCATGGGCTACTCCCAGCATGCGGGCGTCGTGATCGTCGCCGACGGCACGCCGGAGGCCCACGCCCGGCTCGGCCGCGTGCTGCGCAACGACCCGGGCACCGGCGTGATGCGCCATGCGGATGCCGGCTACGAGTCCGCCCGCGACTGCGCGCGCGAGAACGGCCTCGATCTGCCAATGCTCGACGCCGCGAAAGGAGCCTGA
- the hutH gene encoding histidine ammonia-lyase yields MTELNLDPRIDPSTDLTLVPGQLTLAQLRLAWQHSLRVTLPEAASPAIERSVACVRRVIDEDRVAYGINTGFGLLAQTHIAHEDLETLQRSLVLSHACGVGEALDDATVRLILLLKANSLARGFSGIRRQVIDALIALINADVYPEIPAKGSVGASGDLAPLAHMSLTLLGEGRARHRGKWLPAREALAIAGLEPLTLAAKEGLALLNGTQVSTAYALRGLFDAEDLYAAATVCGSLTIEAALGSRVPFDARIHAARGQRGQIDAAAAYRLLLEDTSEIAQSHVACGKVQDPYSLRCQPQVMGACLTQIRQAAEVLAVEANAVSDNPLVFPDEDDILSGGNFHAEPVAMAADNLALAIAEIGALAERRISLMMDKNMSQLPAFLVANGGVNSGFMIAQVTAAALASDNKALAHPASVDSLPTSANQEDHVSMAPNAGRRLWAMADNVRGILAVEWLAACQGLDFRNGRKSSPKLEEARAALRAKVPFYDVDRFFAPDIAAATALLTERTLSSLMPIGLLPSQQ; encoded by the coding sequence GTGACCGAACTGAATCTCGACCCGCGCATCGACCCAAGCACCGACCTGACGCTCGTTCCAGGCCAGCTCACGCTCGCGCAACTGCGCCTCGCATGGCAGCACTCGCTGCGCGTGACGCTGCCCGAAGCCGCTTCGCCGGCCATCGAGCGCAGCGTCGCCTGCGTGCGCCGCGTCATCGACGAGGACCGCGTCGCCTACGGCATCAACACCGGCTTCGGCCTCCTCGCCCAAACGCACATCGCGCACGAGGACCTCGAAACCCTGCAACGCTCGCTCGTGCTGTCGCACGCCTGCGGGGTCGGCGAGGCGCTCGACGACGCGACGGTGCGCCTGATCCTGCTGCTGAAGGCGAACAGCCTCGCCCGCGGCTTCTCCGGCATCCGCCGGCAAGTCATCGACGCGCTGATCGCGTTGATCAACGCCGACGTCTATCCCGAGATTCCGGCCAAGGGCTCCGTCGGCGCCTCGGGCGACCTCGCCCCGCTCGCCCACATGTCGCTCACGCTCCTCGGCGAAGGCCGCGCGCGCCATCGCGGCAAGTGGCTGCCCGCGCGCGAGGCGCTCGCGATTGCGGGCCTCGAACCGCTGACGCTCGCCGCAAAAGAAGGCCTCGCGCTCTTGAACGGCACGCAGGTCTCGACCGCCTACGCGCTGCGCGGCCTCTTCGACGCCGAAGACCTCTACGCCGCCGCCACCGTCTGCGGCAGCCTCACGATCGAAGCCGCGCTCGGCTCGCGCGTGCCCTTCGACGCCCGCATCCACGCCGCACGCGGCCAGCGCGGCCAGATCGACGCGGCCGCGGCCTACCGTCTTCTTCTCGAAGACACGAGCGAGATCGCGCAGTCCCACGTCGCCTGCGGCAAGGTGCAGGACCCCTACTCGCTGCGCTGCCAGCCGCAGGTCATGGGCGCCTGCCTGACGCAGATCCGTCAGGCTGCCGAGGTGCTCGCGGTCGAAGCGAACGCCGTCTCGGATAATCCGCTCGTCTTCCCCGACGAGGACGACATCCTCTCGGGCGGCAACTTCCACGCCGAACCCGTCGCGATGGCCGCCGACAACCTCGCACTCGCAATCGCCGAAATCGGCGCACTCGCCGAACGGCGCATCTCGCTGATGATGGACAAGAACATGTCCCAGCTCCCGGCCTTCCTCGTCGCCAACGGCGGCGTCAATTCCGGCTTCATGATCGCGCAGGTTACCGCCGCCGCGCTCGCGAGCGACAACAAGGCGCTGGCCCACCCCGCCAGCGTCGACAGCCTGCCGACCTCGGCCAACCAGGAAGACCATGTCTCGATGGCCCCGAACGCCGGCCGCCGTCTATGGGCGATGGCTGACAACGTGCGCGGCATCCTCGCCGTCGAATGGCTCGCCGCGTGCCAGGGTCTCGACTTCCGTAACGGCCGCAAGAGCTCGCCGAAGCTGGAGGAAGCGCGCGCCGCACTGCGCGCGAAAGTGCCGTTCTATGACGTCGACCGCTTCTTCGCGCCCGACATCGCCGCTGCAACCGCTCTGCTCACCGAACGGACGCTATCTTCATTAATGCCAATCGGATTACTTCCTTCGCAACAATAA
- a CDS encoding ATP-binding protein: MTIAAKLRFSYLVLGMLALVIGVLGHREIMRVGDEFDYAVNRTQPVVSTLQEIRYQAMRVEAAAHGHHWNEAASDEGPAANAAIPPLDALVKADERYRELMNRYFANEQDMAKPVHASVANLHALARKHEQAGATSTRQADVERDKALNALLLAVDTALQCESAELEEYQETVTTTVAEHARTVAVGTALAMLATLLGGIYFSRRLTRPIVTLRNVAIGLGGGNLELRAPITSRDEIGELAGAFNDMAQALDNTMVSRQHLEAIIDSMSEGVLVIGASGRIKRANRRARELFHAPGETLAGKSAAELLPAIADWFASPAGIPDTAIREIELPGTSGTPLSLLLAVSPILDGNTMSGKVLTLVDIGERKRAEAEIRARAEEFHRLNRRLEQTTAQLLQSEKLAAVGQLAAGIADEIDSPIGFVNGNLGTVHKHLRKLLQVLAVYERHEAVMRHDAGAAREINDVRKGVDVDQLKEDSVALLRESRDGLTHVRRIVQDLEEFSHPANDDWQFADLHKGIDSTLNIVWNEIKCKATLVKDFGLLPEIECLPSELNQVFMHLLVNAAHAIGDKGTITIRTAAIGSDRVAIEIADDGKGIAPGHLSRLFEPFFTTKPAGQGSGLGLSLSYGIVRKHRGTIEVDSTLGKGTRFRICLPVRQAPEAVLNESA, encoded by the coding sequence ATGACGATCGCCGCGAAGCTCCGATTCAGCTACCTTGTTCTGGGTATGCTCGCGCTCGTCATCGGGGTACTAGGCCACCGCGAGATCATGCGCGTCGGGGATGAGTTCGACTACGCAGTCAATCGCACCCAGCCGGTGGTGTCCACTCTGCAGGAAATTCGATACCAGGCCATGCGCGTCGAGGCGGCAGCGCATGGCCATCATTGGAACGAAGCGGCCAGCGACGAAGGGCCTGCCGCAAACGCGGCAATTCCACCGCTCGACGCATTGGTCAAGGCCGATGAACGTTATCGCGAACTGATGAATCGTTATTTCGCGAACGAGCAGGACATGGCCAAACCGGTCCATGCCAGCGTTGCGAATTTGCATGCGCTCGCGCGCAAGCACGAACAGGCCGGTGCAACGAGCACGCGGCAGGCGGACGTGGAGCGGGACAAGGCGCTGAACGCCCTCCTCCTTGCCGTCGACACCGCCCTGCAGTGCGAATCCGCCGAGCTCGAGGAATATCAGGAAACCGTCACGACGACGGTCGCCGAGCATGCGCGGACGGTCGCGGTCGGCACGGCCCTCGCCATGCTCGCCACCTTGCTGGGCGGGATCTACTTCAGCCGGCGCCTGACCCGGCCGATCGTGACGCTGCGCAACGTTGCCATCGGGCTGGGCGGCGGCAATCTCGAATTGCGTGCACCGATCACATCGCGGGACGAAATCGGCGAACTCGCCGGCGCCTTCAACGACATGGCCCAAGCGCTGGACAACACGATGGTGTCGCGCCAGCACCTCGAAGCGATCATCGACTCGATGAGCGAAGGCGTACTGGTGATCGGCGCGAGCGGCCGGATCAAGCGCGCCAACCGGAGGGCCCGCGAGCTATTCCACGCGCCTGGAGAGACCCTCGCCGGGAAGTCCGCCGCCGAATTGCTGCCGGCGATCGCCGACTGGTTCGCGTCGCCGGCAGGGATCCCCGACACGGCAATCCGGGAAATCGAACTGCCGGGGACAAGCGGCACACCCCTGTCGCTCTTGCTTGCCGTATCGCCGATCCTCGACGGCAATACGATGAGCGGCAAGGTCCTGACTCTGGTCGACATCGGCGAGCGCAAGCGTGCCGAAGCCGAAATCCGCGCTCGCGCTGAGGAATTCCATCGCCTGAACCGGCGCCTCGAACAGACCACGGCCCAATTGCTGCAATCCGAGAAGCTTGCAGCCGTCGGCCAACTTGCCGCGGGCATTGCCGACGAAATCGATAGCCCGATCGGTTTCGTCAACGGCAATCTCGGCACGGTTCACAAGCACCTGCGCAAGCTTTTGCAAGTATTGGCGGTCTATGAGCGGCATGAAGCCGTGATGCGGCACGACGCAGGCGCCGCGCGGGAAATCAACGATGTGCGGAAGGGGGTCGATGTCGACCAGCTGAAAGAGGACTCGGTGGCCCTGCTCCGCGAATCCCGGGACGGGCTCACACACGTGCGCAGGATCGTCCAGGACCTGGAGGAATTCTCCCATCCCGCCAACGACGATTGGCAGTTCGCTGATCTGCACAAAGGCATCGACTCCACGCTCAACATCGTGTGGAACGAGATCAAGTGCAAGGCCACCCTGGTCAAGGACTTCGGCCTGCTACCCGAGATCGAATGCCTGCCGTCCGAACTCAACCAGGTGTTCATGCACCTGCTGGTTAATGCGGCCCACGCCATCGGCGATAAAGGCACGATCACCATCCGCACCGCAGCGATCGGGTCCGACCGCGTCGCGATCGAGATCGCCGACGACGGCAAGGGGATCGCTCCCGGACACCTCTCGCGGCTTTTCGAGCCCTTCTTCACGACCAAGCCCGCGGGCCAGGGATCCGGCCTTGGACTTTCGCTCAGCTACGGCATCGTCCGCAAGCATCGGGGCACGATCGAGGTCGACAGCACCCTCGGCAAAGGCACGCGCTTCCGCATCTGCCTGCCCGTCCGTCAGGCGCCCGAGGCCGTGCTTAATGAGAGCGCCTGA
- a CDS encoding amino acid ABC transporter substrate-binding protein: MQLLAGAVLAPIGVGRAADSVGPPLRIGVSLSLSGAYANNGDMQHKAYQLWMAQVNRRGGLLGRPVELLVRDDRSSPDAARAIYEDLIQHNRVDLLFSPFSSGITYAVAPIADRYGYPLLAAGAASDEIWKQGYRYIFATIPPASRQTVGFLTLLADAGISTLAIVSTPDVYAVTLVDGTRKWASEYGIRIVSTQGIAAGTPDLEPAARIARESGASALLMAGQFDESVRMTQALKRIGWRPAAFYASVGPTLDKFGDELAGDADRVLATSTWEPRSELPFAGSADFIRQFNSRFNQQPSFLAAQAYAAGQLLEEALKRVGRLDRRLLRDTLASLDCNVIIGRYTVDQAGMLTRRPPLIIQWQRGRREIVWPPEVRTSIARLGL, from the coding sequence TTGCAGCTCCTGGCCGGCGCAGTGCTCGCCCCGATCGGGGTCGGTCGGGCGGCGGACTCCGTCGGCCCGCCACTGCGAATCGGAGTCTCGCTCAGTCTCAGCGGCGCCTACGCCAACAACGGCGACATGCAGCACAAGGCATATCAGCTGTGGATGGCCCAGGTCAACCGGCGCGGCGGGCTGCTCGGCCGCCCCGTCGAACTGCTCGTCCGGGATGACCGCAGCAGTCCGGACGCGGCGCGCGCGATCTACGAGGATCTGATCCAGCACAACCGGGTCGACCTCCTGTTCTCGCCATTCTCCAGCGGCATCACCTATGCCGTCGCTCCGATCGCGGACCGCTACGGCTATCCGCTGCTCGCCGCCGGCGCCGCCTCCGATGAGATCTGGAAACAGGGTTACCGCTACATCTTCGCCACGATTCCCCCCGCCAGCCGACAAACGGTGGGTTTCCTGACGCTGTTGGCCGACGCGGGAATCAGCACGCTGGCCATCGTCAGTACGCCGGACGTTTACGCAGTAACCCTCGTCGACGGAACCCGCAAATGGGCCTCCGAATACGGGATCCGCATCGTCTCGACGCAGGGAATTGCCGCAGGAACCCCCGATCTGGAGCCCGCGGCCCGCATCGCGCGCGAGTCGGGCGCCTCGGCCCTGCTGATGGCCGGGCAATTCGACGAATCCGTCAGGATGACTCAGGCATTGAAGCGCATCGGCTGGCGCCCTGCCGCGTTCTACGCCTCGGTCGGGCCGACGCTCGACAAATTTGGCGACGAGCTCGCCGGCGACGCGGATCGAGTCCTGGCGACGTCGACCTGGGAACCTCGCAGCGAATTGCCCTTCGCCGGTTCGGCCGATTTCATCCGCCAGTTCAACTCCCGCTTCAACCAGCAGCCCTCCTTCCTCGCGGCCCAGGCCTATGCCGCGGGGCAGCTGCTGGAGGAGGCCTTGAAGCGCGTCGGCCGCCTCGACCGCCGGTTGCTGCGCGACACCTTGGCAAGCCTTGACTGCAACGTCATCATCGGCCGTTATACCGTCGATCAGGCGGGCATGCTGACGCGACGCCCGCCGCTGATCATCCAGTGGCAGCGCGGTCGCCGCGAGATCGTCTGGCCGCCCGAGGTCCGCACTTCCATCGCCCGGCTCGGTCTTTAG
- a CDS encoding ATP-binding protein yields the protein MFFHRYLTFRILAPIIGITLLVGAATIGFALYVTQRFADKQADTNLRWRAFMVRQIAEDNLRNMLPPGPDGGDREIRESRINTMLSIEDFARSQGLQVAVYDEAREVQTNLGDLNIAPPTPPAIDEVLHLEMDGERFHTYTVEFSPWRWRITVMQDNRAYEHLRHELTLGAWVAGGFLGGTAFLFMIYLTALMRHPIQSMIADLKEGRPPRYTGVAELEYLSTSISKMMADLGDKSAALERYRDELEERVEERTRELTEANTRLQQTNEELVRTHQQLLQSEKMASIGQLAAGVAHEINNPIGFVTSNLGTLDEYLRDLLRVLDTYERHEPLVRSDQTAAQDIDSVRREIDIEYVRQDVVPLLNESKEGLARVRKIVQDLKEFSHVGTGTWQLADLHKGIETTLNIVWNEIKYKATVVKEFGDLPEVQCLPSELNQVFMNMLVNAAQAISEKGTITIRTAATERDVTIEFVDTGKGIAPEHLPKLFEPFFTTKPVGQGTGLGLSLSYGIVRKHQGIIEVESAPGQGALFRIRLPIRQPEKAEAVA from the coding sequence TTGTTCTTCCACCGCTACCTGACCTTCCGCATCCTCGCACCGATCATCGGCATCACGCTCCTGGTCGGAGCGGCGACGATCGGGTTCGCGCTCTATGTGACCCAGCGCTTCGCCGACAAGCAGGCCGACACCAACCTGCGCTGGCGCGCCTTCATGGTGCGGCAGATCGCGGAAGACAATCTGCGGAACATGCTGCCGCCCGGACCGGACGGCGGCGACAGGGAAATCCGGGAAAGCCGGATCAACACGATGCTCAGCATCGAGGACTTCGCCCGCAGCCAGGGCCTGCAGGTCGCCGTCTACGACGAAGCGCGCGAAGTTCAGACAAATCTCGGCGACCTGAACATCGCCCCGCCGACACCCCCCGCAATCGATGAAGTGCTGCACCTGGAAATGGACGGCGAGCGCTTTCACACCTATACCGTCGAGTTCTCGCCATGGCGATGGCGCATCACGGTGATGCAGGACAACCGCGCCTATGAACACCTGCGCCACGAACTGACGCTGGGCGCCTGGGTGGCCGGGGGTTTCCTCGGTGGCACCGCATTCCTCTTCATGATCTACCTCACCGCACTGATGCGGCACCCGATCCAGTCCATGATCGCCGATCTGAAGGAGGGCCGACCGCCCCGCTACACCGGCGTCGCCGAACTGGAGTACCTGAGCACGTCGATCAGCAAGATGATGGCCGACCTCGGGGATAAGTCCGCCGCGCTCGAACGCTACCGCGACGAACTCGAAGAACGCGTCGAGGAACGCACGCGCGAGCTGACCGAAGCCAACACGCGCTTGCAGCAGACCAACGAGGAGCTCGTCCGGACGCACCAACAACTGCTGCAATCGGAAAAGATGGCCTCGATCGGCCAGCTTGCTGCAGGCGTCGCGCACGAGATCAACAATCCGATCGGTTTCGTGACTTCCAATCTCGGCACGCTCGACGAATACCTGCGCGATCTGCTGCGCGTGCTGGACACCTACGAGCGCCATGAACCCCTCGTGCGCAGCGATCAAACCGCGGCGCAGGACATCGACAGCGTCCGCCGCGAGATCGATATCGAGTACGTCAGGCAGGACGTCGTGCCGCTGCTCAATGAATCGAAGGAAGGCCTGGCCCGCGTGCGCAAGATCGTCCAGGACCTGAAGGAGTTCTCGCACGTCGGCACCGGCACCTGGCAGCTGGCCGACCTGCACAAAGGCATCGAAACGACCCTCAACATCGTCTGGAACGAAATCAAGTACAAGGCCACGGTCGTCAAGGAATTCGGCGATCTGCCTGAGGTGCAGTGCCTGCCGTCCGAGCTCAATCAGGTCTTCATGAACATGCTCGTCAACGCGGCGCAGGCCATCTCCGAAAAGGGCACCATCACGATCCGTACCGCGGCGACCGAGCGCGACGTCACGATCGAATTCGTCGATACCGGCAAGGGCATCGCCCCGGAACACCTGCCCAAACTGTTCGAACCCTTCTTCACCACCAAGCCGGTCGGACAAGGCACCGGCCTCGGGCTATCGCTGAGCTATGGCATCGTGCGCAAGCACCAGGGCATCATCGAGGTCGAGAGCGCGCCGGGACAAGGCGCCCTCTTCCGCATCCGGCTGCCGATCCGTCAGCCCGAGAAAGCCGAAGCCGTGGCCTGA
- the hutC gene encoding histidine utilization repressor: MDSPSPRYQQIKDFLLERIRGGTWPAHHQIPPEEQLARDFGVSRMTANKAIRDLVHTGHLVRQPGLGTFVTDRKAESPLHEVLNIAAEVRARGNEYSNDVLCRDAIDADDEVALHLGVRVGTRVFHTLIVHRENGRPIQLEERFVNPKWVPHYLDTDFSQHTPNEVLVAACPISDVEHVVEAVLADAQTAAWLDTTTATPCLLMIRRTWSDEHLVSYARLMHPGDRYKLRSTMRSQR; encoded by the coding sequence GTGGACAGCCCCTCTCCCCGCTACCAGCAGATCAAGGATTTCCTGCTCGAACGGATACGCGGCGGCACCTGGCCGGCCCATCACCAGATCCCGCCCGAGGAGCAGCTCGCGCGCGATTTCGGCGTGAGCCGCATGACCGCCAACAAGGCGATCCGCGACCTCGTGCATACCGGCCACCTCGTCCGCCAGCCCGGGCTCGGCACCTTCGTCACCGACCGCAAGGCCGAATCCCCGCTGCATGAAGTGCTCAACATCGCCGCCGAAGTGCGCGCGCGCGGCAACGAGTACAGCAACGACGTCCTCTGCCGCGACGCCATCGACGCCGACGACGAGGTCGCGCTGCACCTGGGCGTGCGGGTCGGCACGCGCGTCTTCCATACCTTGATCGTGCATCGCGAAAACGGCCGTCCGATCCAGCTCGAAGAGCGCTTCGTCAATCCCAAGTGGGTGCCGCACTACCTCGACACCGACTTCTCGCAGCACACGCCCAACGAAGTCCTCGTCGCCGCCTGCCCGATCTCGGACGTCGAGCACGTCGTCGAAGCCGTCCTCGCGGACGCACAGACCGCCGCCTGGCTCGATACGACGACCGCAACGCCCTGCCTCTTGATGATCCGCCGCACCTGGTCGGACGAACATCTCGTCAGCTACGCGCGCCTCATGCATCCAGGCGACCGCTACAAGTTACGCTCGACGATGCGCAGCCAACGCTGA